The Stenotrophomonas rhizophila genome has a window encoding:
- a CDS encoding class I fructose-bisphosphate aldolase, with protein sequence MSIEQLAETAQAMVAPGKGVIAIDESTGTIAKRFASVGIENTEENRRAYRELLLTTPKLNEHISGAILYDETIRQSTKDGVPFAKYMADNGMIPGIKVDKGAHPLAGCPGELVTEGLDGLRERLQEYYKLGARFAKWRAVINIGESIPSGTCIESNAHALARYAALCQECGLVPMVEPEVIMDGDHDIETCYEVTEATLRSLFDALYQQNVLLEGTILKASMVISGKGCEEQADVEEVAESTVMCLKSTVPAILPGVVFLSGGQGDEQSTAHLNAMNQMGNLPWPLSFSYGRAMQQAALKLWAKDTKANVAKAQQTVYDRAKENGQAALGKWNG encoded by the coding sequence ATGAGCATCGAACAGCTGGCCGAAACCGCCCAGGCCATGGTCGCCCCGGGCAAGGGCGTCATCGCCATCGACGAATCCACCGGTACCATCGCCAAGCGCTTCGCCAGCGTGGGCATCGAGAACACCGAAGAGAACCGTCGTGCCTACCGCGAGCTGCTGCTGACCACGCCGAAGCTCAACGAGCACATTTCCGGCGCGATCCTGTACGACGAAACCATCCGCCAGTCCACCAAGGACGGCGTGCCGTTCGCCAAGTACATGGCCGACAACGGCATGATCCCGGGCATCAAGGTCGACAAGGGCGCCCACCCGCTGGCCGGCTGCCCGGGCGAGCTGGTCACCGAAGGCCTCGACGGCCTGCGTGAGCGCCTGCAGGAGTACTACAAGCTGGGTGCGCGTTTCGCCAAGTGGCGTGCGGTGATCAACATCGGCGAAAGCATTCCGTCGGGTACCTGCATCGAGTCCAACGCCCATGCGCTGGCCCGTTATGCCGCGCTGTGCCAGGAATGCGGCCTGGTGCCGATGGTGGAGCCGGAAGTGATCATGGACGGCGACCACGACATCGAAACCTGCTACGAAGTCACCGAAGCCACCCTGCGTTCGCTGTTCGACGCGCTGTACCAGCAGAACGTGCTGCTGGAAGGCACCATCCTGAAGGCCTCGATGGTCATCTCCGGCAAGGGCTGCGAAGAGCAGGCCGACGTCGAGGAAGTGGCTGAATCGACCGTCATGTGCCTCAAGAGCACCGTGCCGGCGATCCTGCCGGGCGTGGTGTTCCTGTCCGGCGGCCAGGGTGACGAGCAGTCCACCGCGCACCTCAACGCCATGAACCAGATGGGCAACCTGCCGTGGCCGCTGAGCTTCTCCTACGGCCGCGCCATGCAGCAGGCCGCGCTGAAGCTGTGGGCCAAGGACACCAAGGCCAACGTCGCCAAGGCACAGCAGACCGTGTACGACCGCGCGAAGGAAAACGGCCAGGCTGCACTGGGCAAGTGGAACGGCTGA